The genomic region AAAATACGGATTTACCGTTCCGCAGGCATTTGAAACAAGCAGGTATTTTACTCCAAGTAATTTCATGATATGCACAGGAAAAGCGATCTGCTGCATAGAATAGCCCTCATAATAATGAAACCGTCCCTGCATCACCAGTACCTGCCTGCCAGCCAGTCTTCCATAAATCAGCCTTCCTCGGTGAAACTCCACCGTAGACACAGGAAAATAAGGAATGTCGCCATAGTTAACTGTCTGTTCGATTTCGATATCGTCAACCAGTTTTCCAAGCCCGGTTCCAAGTATAACGGCTACTTCCGGCTTGTCAATTCCATGCTTTTGAAGCTCATTTACTGCAAGTTCAACGTTGGATTTATGGTCAGTCATCGATTTGGTTAAATTTGTTATCGCTGCAAAGTAACGCTTTTGTTAGCAAACATCTTTTTAGCCTTCTTAATTCATAAACTTAGTGAATCTTTGGGTCTTTGAGCCTTTTACCAAAGGCATCACTTTGTGAGTGGCAACTTTTTCTTTTTGCCATTCACAAAGTGATGCCTGCGGCACAAGACACCAAGACTCTAAGAATCAAAAAATTAAAGAATTTCATGAATTTCCCAGGTTAGGATTGTCAGGTAAAAAAATCATTGCCAGATACCAAAAAAAGATACTTTTGCCGCAGGTTGAATGAACAAAATTGAATAACAGATGAACACCACAGCAACATTAAAAGCTATTGCCTGTCAGGTTCGGCGCGACATCCTCAGGATGGTGCACGCGGTTCAGTCGGGGCACCCGGGAGGCTCGCTTGGCTGCACCGAACTTATGGTTGCACTCTACTTCGATGTACTGAACCACAACCCGGCTGAATTTGAGATGAATGGCCGCGATCAGGACGTATTCCTGCTTTCCAATGGTCACCTCTCAGCCGTTTGGTACAGTGTACTGGCGCGGAGTGGTTACTTTGAAATTTCAGAGCTCAGCACGTTCCGGAAAATCGATACCCGTTTGCAGGGGCATCCGGCCACGCATGATGGCTTGCCAGGCGTCAGGTTTGCTTCAGGATCGCTGGGGCAGGGGCTGTCGTGCGCCATCGGTGTAGCACTGGCTAAAAAGCTGGACCAGGATGATAGCCTGGTTTATGTGCTGATGGGTGACGGAGAGATCCAGGAGGGTCAGGTGTGGGAAGCAGCGATGTTTGCAGGTGGTAAAAAAGTAGATAACCTAATTGCCATCATTGATTTTAACCGGAAACAGATTGACGGTCCGACAGATGAAGTGATGCCAATGGGAGATATAAAGGCCAAGTGGGAAGCCTTCGACTGGGAAGTGCTGGAGATGGATGGCAACGATATCGAAGAAGTAATTGACACCCTTAGACTTGCCGGAACGCTGACTGGAAATGAAAAACCGGTAATGATCCTGATGAAAACAGAGATGGGGCAGGGTGTGGATTTTATGATGGGAACCCACAAGTGGCATGGTGTAGCGCCCAACGATGAGCAGTTGGAGAAAGCACTGGCACAACTGGAGGAAACACTCGGAGATTATTAAAAATGAACACCATGGAAAAAATAGATTTCACCAGAATGGAAAACACGGGTAGCAAAGACACCCGTTCGGGGTTTGGAGATGCACTTTACGAACTGGGACAAAATCGTCCTGAAGTTGTAGCCTTGTGTGCCGATCTAACCGGTTCACTAAAGATGGATAAGTTTGCCAGGGCCTTCCCCGATCGGTTCTTCCAGGTTGGAATAGCCGAAGCCAACATGATGGGAATTGCAGCTGGACTTGCAACCGGAGGAA from Bacteroidales bacterium harbors:
- a CDS encoding transketolase codes for the protein MNTTATLKAIACQVRRDILRMVHAVQSGHPGGSLGCTELMVALYFDVLNHNPAEFEMNGRDQDVFLLSNGHLSAVWYSVLARSGYFEISELSTFRKIDTRLQGHPATHDGLPGVRFASGSLGQGLSCAIGVALAKKLDQDDSLVYVLMGDGEIQEGQVWEAAMFAGGKKVDNLIAIIDFNRKQIDGPTDEVMPMGDIKAKWEAFDWEVLEMDGNDIEEVIDTLRLAGTLTGNEKPVMILMKTEMGQGVDFMMGTHKWHGVAPNDEQLEKALAQLEETLGDY